In the genome of Sphingopyxis sp. YF1, the window GATGATCCAGCGGTTGACCGGCAGCGTCGCGGCGGGGGCTTCGAAGCTGGTCGAGGCCGAAATGCCGTTGGCTTCGCAGAAACGCGCGGCGTTCCACAGCTTGGTCGCGAAGTTGCGATAGCCCGCGAGGCGCGCGTCATCCATCTTGATGTCGCGGCCCTGGCTTTCCATGGCCGCCATGAAGAAGCGCAGCGCGTCGGCGCCGTACTGGTCGATCAGCCCGAGCGGGTCGACGACATTGCCCTTCGACTTCGACATCTTCGCGCCGTCGGGCGCGCGGACGAGGCCGTGGAGATAGAGCGTCTTCCACGGCACATCGCCCATGAACTCCATCCCCTGCATCGCCATACGCGCATCCCAGAAGAAAAGGATGTCGAAGCCCGAAATGAGGACGTCGTTGGGGTAGTGGCGCTTCAGCAGTTCGGTGTTTTCGGGCCAGCCGAGCGTGGCGAAGGGCCAGAGGGCGGAAGAAAACCAGGTGTCGAGGACGTCCTCGTCGCGCGTCAGGGTGACGTCCGCGCCTGCTTCGGCCTGCGCCTGTTCTTCGGTTTCGGCAACGAAGATGCGGCCATCGTCGGCATACCAAGCCGGGATTCGGTGCCCCCACCAGAGCTGGCGCGACACGCACCAGGGCTGGATATTCTCCATCCAGTTGAAGAAGGTCTTTTCCCAAGTCTTCGGCACGATATTGATGCGCCCGTCGCGGACCGCCGCCATCGGCGGCTGCGCGAGCGTTTCGGCGTCGACATACCATTGGTCGGTCAGCCAGGGTTCGATCACCACGCCGCCGCGGTCGCCGAACGGCGTCTGGATCGTGCGCGGCTCGGCGTCATGCTCGGTGACGTCGCCGTCCTTTGACTTGACGACATGCGGGATCAGGAAACCCTGTTCCTTCATCCGCTGCACGACCAGTTCGCGCGCGCCGTCGATGCCGTCGCGCCTGAAGCGGTGGAGGCCGAGATATTCGGCGGGGATCAGCCCGTCGGCGGTCTGGATGACGTTCGCGTCGCCGTCGAGCATGTTGAGCATCTCGCCGGGCTTGAAGCCCGCGCGCTTGCCGACATCGAAGTCGTTGAAATCATGCCCGGGAGTGATCTTCACGGCGCCCGACCCCAGTTCGGGATCGGCATGTTCGTCGGCGACGACCTTGAAGCGGCGCCCGGTGATCGGCTGGAGAATGTCCTTGCCGATCACGCTCTTGTAACGCGCGTCGTCGGGGTGCACCGCGACTGCCATGTCGGCGAGCATCGTTTCGGGGCGCGTCGTCGCGACCTCGATATAATCGCGTGCCCCTAAAGGATTATTGGCGTCGAGCGTCACGCCGTCGGCGAGCGGATATTTGAAGTGCCAGAAGCCGCCTTGGACCTCGTGCGTCTCGACCTCGAGGTCCGAAATCGCGGTCTTGAGCTTCGGATCCCAGTTCACGAGCCTTTTGTCGCGGTAGATCAGGCC includes:
- a CDS encoding valine--tRNA ligase, which codes for MPMEKTFDPAAIEAKWAHEWESRGLFRPERPDATPFTIVNPPPNVTGALHIGHALDNTLQDVLVRYERLRGKDALWVVGMDHAGIATQMVVERQLEARQDKRTNYSREDFVDKVWQWKAESGGQITGQLRRLGCSMDWSREQFTMDPHFTRAVVKVFVDLHKKGLIYRDKRLVNWDPKLKTAISDLEVETHEVQGGFWHFKYPLADGVTLDANNPLGARDYIEVATTRPETMLADMAVAVHPDDARYKSVIGKDILQPITGRRFKVVADEHADPELGSGAVKITPGHDFNDFDVGKRAGFKPGEMLNMLDGDANVIQTADGLIPAEYLGLHRFRRDGIDGARELVVQRMKEQGFLIPHVVKSKDGDVTEHDAEPRTIQTPFGDRGGVVIEPWLTDQWYVDAETLAQPPMAAVRDGRINIVPKTWEKTFFNWMENIQPWCVSRQLWWGHRIPAWYADDGRIFVAETEEQAQAEAGADVTLTRDEDVLDTWFSSALWPFATLGWPENTELLKRHYPNDVLISGFDILFFWDARMAMQGMEFMGDVPWKTLYLHGLVRAPDGAKMSKSKGNVVDPLGLIDQYGADALRFFMAAMESQGRDIKMDDARLAGYRNFATKLWNAARFCEANGISASTSFEAPAATLPVNRWIIGEVAATVAAMESAFATYRFDEAANAIYSFAWDRFCDWYLELIKPVLNPSTDPNFVRAEPVEAPSLSLTESEEKDGPSTSSGQTEVEETRAVAGWVLDQILVMLHPFMPFITEELWTGLGERADYPLITAKWPAPNAERDIDASADIDWLIKLVSELRTAKAELGLPPGARLTAHFPASLKSRTDKLAAQLDRLARLETVSFAPAPAGASAQLVVEGETITVPLEGVIDIAAERDRLTKALAAAAKERDGLAGRLNNPSFVERAKPEAVEKARADHAAKEAEADRLTAALARLG